The stretch of DNA CAAGAAATACTGTCAAATTTATGTTGTCAGGCCATACATGTAGATGACACTTGGTCAGTTATAGCAAAGATAAAACTTATTTCTCAAGAACAAaactgtagttttttttttttgaagctcAATAAGTACCCATGGATCTCCGTAGTCAGGTGGTTCAATCAGTCAATCTTGATGCACATCAAGAGACTTACTGCAGCACAATGTATGCACATCAAGAGAGTGACCGTGCATGCCACCATCCTGTGCAACATGTCCTAAATGCACCATAGCACCAGTATCCCAGACAGACAAACAGATCATGAGCAATAACGCCACATATCACAGGGAATTTTGGGTAAACCTCATTCAGCAACTACATGTACACGGCCATCGTCTGGCATTTCTTCTACATCCAGGGGTGCCCTAAAAGCCTTCCCCGGTTGTTTGTTCCTACACTACCACAAGTCAAAATGAAGCCAATGCGCTTCATGCAGCagggcaaacaaaaaaaaaaaagccaaatgggaaaaaaaaaactagtctATTACATGCTAGGCTAGCAAGACACTGCGCAACAGATGATGTTGCGTTTCTCTCATCCAATCAGCTGCAGTAAGGACAGCAAAAACTCAACACCTCGCATGAAAAGAGACCACGGCAATTCAGGTGATGGAACCTCTGGAGAAGCCTGCTTGCTGTGCTGGTGGCAGGAAGTTGATTGAGAGCAAGAGCTGGGGGGTCAGGTGCAAAAGGTTTCATCGCTTTCCACCCTTTGATCTTTGGGCTACCAAGCGGATTGCCCGCTTTCCCAGCTCTACATTCTCAGACCTACCATTATCGAACTGAAGGCACAGAGTGCCATTTATTACATTTGAGACCACCCCCTGATGCCTGCCAAAAAGGAGTTGTTTCAGTCATCAGTTCTTAATGCCATGAAAGTTAACCAAGTCCAATGAACCCTTTAGCTCTCAATAGAATGCATGGATACAAATGGAAAGGCTGTTTGAGCATACTATAATGAACACAAATTAGTTGTGTTAATGCCCATGGAACAAAACGATGTACAGAGAAAAATACCAAATCCATTTCACATGCTATTAACCAAGTTCATCAAACAGTTCGGGTGCCAATATTTGCCATTTTAGTTCCTAAGCTGAGTAGAAGGTTAAGAATTAGTACTTAATAGGAATAAAAGTGATCATATACTTAACACCACAGTGTAGTAACAAAGCAGTATCAAAAATTTCGGTCAGCTCACCATTTGCCATCAGAAGCTAGCTGGACCTCAATCCTCTTCCCGATCGCATCCTTGCCCAACTTACGCAGGATCCAGTTTGCATCCATTGCTTCATCTCCTGTGTTCTGCTCATGCCTCTTGGAGGCTGGAGTCTTACCTTCCAAACCATCAATCTTGTCCAATGAAGGTCTCTTCCTCTTCGATCTCTGACCTTTAGCAACACTTAACTCCTCCTGTGGTGAAGCCCAGGAGCCTGGCTCCTCTGGTTGAGAAGACTGAGTGCTTGGCTGCTCAAAAATTGGACgtttaaatttaagcttgAGCAATGATGGCTTCAAGCTGTCAGGAGAATTGTTCAGAGAAAATGAAGCATTCCCCTGGTTCTCAGTCATATGATTAACAAACTGTTTATGTCCAAATGATCTGCTTCTGGTACCACTTTCACTTGCATTTTCCATTCCAGAAACTGTAGCATTGCTTCTTTTTCCGGTTGCATGCTTTTTTGTAGCACCTAGATCTCCCAAAAGGCTATTTTGTTGTACTCCGGTCTCTCTAACTAACTTCATTAcgcttttttcttttatttcacttCTCGAGCTTTTGAACTGGCTTGTCACATCAACTTTTCCTCCTGAAAAGTAAAGATcaaattgttttaattttcacGACAAGATCAATTATCAAGGGGACAAACATGACCTGAGAGATCTTGCACTGTTAAGTGTTAACCACTACGAAAGGGATTTaagcaatttatttattataacaaAAGCATCATCAAAGAATCATGGCCATTGGCACCAGCAAACAATGAACCAAGTGCAGGAGCATTAAGATGGCAAATAAAACAGGAAAAGAAACAATGAGAATAAAGGGGAAACAGCAAAGCTGATTAAAACTTAGTACATACAAGGcataaaacatgcattgaCCAACAGCGTTACAGCGGCATTGCTGCTTCAGGGATGACAAATCAAAGAACTCTGGTTGTCATAAAGAGATGACATGAGGTGGTGGATAAACCCCAAGTTTAAACTACATAGGGCAAATGGTAGGAGCACCTGCTCAGACACGggtacaaaaaatttaaatgatagAATAGCTAATATTTTTTGGTGTCATAGCCACCATTAAGCTTTCTAGAGAATCAGTAATCATTAAGAAGAATCAATCTATCTGCTGCTTTTCTTTTaacttgtttttaaaataaatacagataTACGTGGAGCTGTTTAGAAATTTCATGTGACAAATATACAAGCCGATTCTTCATGAAATGTTGTGTAGCGTTGTTTCCAATAATGTAATCGGAAATGTGATGGCTAAAGGGGTCTATCAAAACTGTGCCAATGAGCGAAACAGCAAATAAAAGGAACAGAGATACTAAGAAATATAAGCCATGTGGCAATGCATTTATACAGGGGGGGGGGAGACATATTATACAACAATAGAAATATCACCCAGTTGCTATTATAATGTTATAcctgcaaatataaaaacccTAATGACAGCTcaaaatttcttgtttttaaaaacACCATACACACATACCAAATACtccccaaaataaaccaatttttcatttgttaCCTACattttttgactcttcgtcttattcaaaaaaattttgcgattgatatttttgtttttattagatgataaatcatgaatagtactttacatgtgactaatttttttctaatttcctgaaaatttttcaaataaaacggatggtcaaaccttggacacggaaaccggagaattggttttttttgggacagagggagtatatattataGCACGCAAATCAAATGGTAAATGTGGAACTACTACTACATAGGGGTGCATACCATGTATTGAACTCAGCTCTTGCTCTTTTTGAGAATTAGACATTTCAGACTTGGGAGAGCCACTCCTAGTTTTATGTCGTGAACCGAGATGAATAACCAACTTGGTACCTTTCCCTGTGTCACTCTTGGCAGCACTATCCTCACCTACATCCTTGAAATGCAAACTCGGAACCTTACTTCCTTTAATCTTGACTTTGGGTATCATATCAGCATTATGTGCTGGAACTTTGACAGATGAGGATTTCAAAGCCTTCTCTATACTGTGAGCTGAAGATAGCACATGCGCATCAGCATCATTTTTAAATGAACTCCTATCATGAGTAACATCTGCAGATTGATCTCCCAAACTAACCAGTGATTTAGCTTCATTCCTTTTCTCCAAAAATATCTCATCCTGATCGGCAactgttttattattttgattcCCTTTCTTCTTGGAATGCTTCTTATTTGACCCTGAGCTCTTGATAGTGCTCTTTTCTTGTTCAGATGAATCTAATGCAGGCTTACTACTGTTGCTTTTGAAAGAGAACTTTAATGTATTTCTACCATCATTTTTCGTTACGTATGCCCCGAGTTTTTCATCATCTGAATTAGGATAAGATGGTGAGACAGCTTCCAAAGAAGGCAATGAAGCAGCTGCCCTTAAACTAGCCATAAGGTCCTGATCAACAATGTCCCGCCTCTTCCAAAGCTCCCTAACAGCATCTTCTGCGTCTCTGATCTGAAGATTGTAAAAATAAGTGTTACAAAAACAACAATCCTATATAAAAGAGAATATGGCAGAAGTAAATAAAACCTGGGAGCATTCGCCACGGCATGATGCACATGTATAATGAAGGTTTTGGTCAGATTGAAACTGTTGGTATTTTTCGTCgctgcataaataaatgagaTGATGTGATGGTTAGCTTATGCACCACAGCCCACAGAAAATGGTGGATACATATGGAGAATCAAAGTATCAAGGCAACTAGTACATATAAAGAAGGGAAAACGTGTGAACatttattcaaacaaaaaaaattggggtTTGACGATCATGCAGACCTGATGCCATCACATTCAATATGTACCCACTTTTCACAAACATCACAACAAACCATCGGTATCACTTCAGAATCTCTATAAACctgaaaaggaggaaaaataaAGAGCAGAAAAGGCATATAAATAGAAGTTAGTAAAAATGGGACGGCACATTACAGTTTAAATTATACACTCTTCAACATAGCCACAGAAATGAAGTATCAATCAAGCAACTTTAAACTATAGATTATagacagaaaaaagaaatatagaatTCCTGAAATTGAACAGGACATAAAAAATGACGCAAGATAAAAGTAAATTATGTCACTGCCTAAGACATCATAGACGCAATTAtgtcaacaacaaaaaaaatccaaaagggGCTACCTTCAAGCAAACTGGACAGTAGTTCCCTTTCACAAACAATCGTCCACAAGCATCACAGCATGTGTACCCCAGAAACCACCTGTATATCCATGTTGAAAATGTTGCAGAAAGGCAGTAGACAACAGGTGATAATGAATTGCTATAAACATCaggataaataaatttctcaaTTGCTTGGATTAGTTACCTTGTGCTATGGCCACTCCCAGGTACACCAGATCCACAACTGTGGCACCTTGTATGTTTTGGACATAAGTATGGTCCATGGGTAACATTCTGCAACATTATATGTTGTCAACTGCTAAGAGATGAGTCATAGATCAAATAATAGGAAAGGATGGATGAAGGTGTACCTTGTGCGATGGTTGCTGACAGAAGCAGTGATATGCAGCATCACACCTTTTACAGAACATTAACTTGTTGGGGTCACCAGGTCGTCGACATACCTATATATACGACAAGTAGCTTTGGTATAACAGACACACAAGATACCAGCACAGAATTATGTtgtgaaaaacaaacaaaaatctaCACAGATTTTTGGGGGGCTATGGGGGTGTACTTCAACATTAACATGAATACATGACCACCGTGACAGCTGGCACGTATATAAAGGTACTGGATCCCTCAAGAACAATACATGGCCAAGTTTACATAAGTAACATTATAAACCACAAACAAAGTTTAAGTGTACTGGACAGGATACTTCTGGagtcaaaaacatcaaatcggTATGAAACACAAAGTTTGAATTGACAGACAACTGACCTCGCAGCTGCGGCAAGAGGGGCAGACCCATGAGCTCCAATGGAAAAGATCTAGATCAAATATAAACTTGTCAAAGGTTCATAAATAACAGTATACATTAAAGAGGCAATTAAAGGAGACATTTTTTAGTTACCTCTATGTTCCCCCCAGTTTTTCAAACAATTTCTATGATACTTTTTGTTGCAGAGCTTGCATGGAAGCATTTTGGCAGCTTTTGTACTACCCTCATTTTCTCCTGAGAAGCATAAACGGCACATAACCTTGACAGCAGCATTGCCCGGATCTTCTTGGCCCCAGTCCTcctcgtctccttcctcctggAAAATATCAAAAACATTTCCATATTAGAATATGTAAATGTGTGCCGATTTAAATAGTCCAACTAtgtgaaaaattgaaaatgaaaCAATAATCCAAAATGAAAAAGTAATTGAACCATACAGAAATATGGAAAAAAGTTACACCTATTGGCATCAACTGAAAATATAATGTGAGCACGATCATATTACAAGCTTGCTTTCATGAGCACTATTAATACATAATATGATTATTCGAGAAGGAATAAAGagcttatgcttatgagctATCATGTTAACAATTGCATGTGTACGATACTGGGATGACCTCAATCTGCACAGGGAATAATTTCAGACAATCTGGGATATTGATAGCATGTCAGATCTGCAACTGGTTcgttttattacaaatatggaatatcatctaaatatatcAATGCACTCTTATTCTGCAGCAATAATAATCTCCCAGAATAACCTATGCAACCTTATTAGTTACTAATGTTATGTGCTACGTATAGCTGTCAAGAAGCTGTGCAAATCATTCGTATTAAACACTGATGCATTGTTTGATGATTAAAATTGGAAAACAAGATAAATGCCACACCATGTAAACACATAATCCTGACAGCATATAGCTTCACTATTGCTGAACTAACCTTAGTTAGAAATCTATAGAGACCTAGATAAGTACAGACTAGAAGATAACAAACACATCTATAAATTAAGTTCTCTATCTCACTGGATAAGCTATTCCTGTTAGtgagaaaattaaagaaagatTAGAGCATGAGTGAAATTCATGAGCATGACAAAGCTCTGGCAACACAGAAGGTAGTTGTGAAAGATTGTTACTTATTGATAGGTTCAAAGATGATTTTCTTTCTATCATATAGTCATGTATGGCTATGTTATTGCAGGGCTCCACCCAAGGTTTATGCGCCGTTCTTTCCATGCATGTTGTGTTACAGCAGCGTCAAACACAAGCATATCCACATGCACAGGACAATCCTATATGActacaaacaacatatttaacaGCACTAATTTGCATTTACAAAAGACATAAGAAACCATCTATAACAGTACAAAACCAGAAAGTACGGCAGgaaccaaaaacaaaaaatcatcaT from Oryza brachyantha chromosome 12, ObraRS2, whole genome shotgun sequence encodes:
- the LOC102710077 gene encoding uncharacterized protein LOC102710077, with amino-acid sequence MAFHVACPITCRRVCDCELGFGAAGRKGGGGWAEAAAALEGFLADPWLLRPAAGEEDGVRVGAGAEEVATVQVEVPPLEPPDEGDDEACRAAVQRQAAAAEDYARRLEGGAGAYGSQEEGDEEDWGQEDPGNAAVKVMCRLCFSGENEGSTKAAKMLPCKLCNKKYHRNCLKNWGEHRDLFHWSSWVCPSCRSCEVCRRPGDPNKLMFCKRCDAAYHCFCQQPSHKNVTHGPYLCPKHTRCHSCGSGVPGSGHSTRWFLGYTCCDACGRLFVKGNYCPVCLKVYRDSEVIPMVCCDVCEKWVHIECDGISDEKYQQFQSDQNLHYTCASCRGECSQIRDAEDAVRELWKRRDIVDQDLMASLRAAASLPSLEAVSPSYPNSDDEKLGAYVTKNDGRNTLKFSFKSNSSKPALDSSEQEKSTIKSSGSNKKHSKKKGNQNNKTVADQDEIFLEKRNEAKSLVSLGDQSADVTHDRSSFKNDADAHVLSSAHSIEKALKSSSVKVPAHNADMIPKVKIKGSKVPSLHFKDVGEDSAAKSDTGKGTKLVIHLGSRHKTRSGSPKSEMSNSQKEQELSSIHGGKVDVTSQFKSSRSEIKEKSVMKLVRETGVQQNSLLGDLGATKKHATGKRSNATVSGMENASESGTRSRSFGHKQFVNHMTENQGNASFSLNNSPDSLKPSLLKLKFKRPIFEQPSTQSSQPEEPGSWASPQEELSVAKGQRSKRKRPSLDKIDGLEGKTPASKRHEQNTGDEAMDANWILRKLGKDAIGKRIEVQLASDGKWHQGVVSNVINGTLCLQFDNGRSENVELGKRAIRLVAQRSKGGKR